A window of Polaribacter litorisediminis contains these coding sequences:
- a CDS encoding GPP34 family phosphoprotein has translation MTDLNLIDKFLLLALDDEKGKFNSGPFALTYGLSGAIFLELA, from the coding sequence ATGACCGATTTAAATTTGATAGATAAATTTCTACTATTAGCATTAGATGATGAAAAAGGAAAATTTAATTCTGGCCCTTTTGCATTAACCTATGGACTTTCTGGAGCAATATTTTTAGAACTTGCCTAA
- a CDS encoding TolC family protein yields MSNSYKLILINKKILLFISFWIGLAGFGFSQNQLRPMHTLEACINIAIKNNLDLNVKKLRAKTSDVNFKENKNKVLPSLNMNYNLGINNGRSIDPFTNSYINQEVTFSNAGLSLDVVIFNGFKIKNEIKQSKFNLQASEMEIEEAKQNLILEVTLLYIQILNNRDLLKISKARLKTTEKQLKRLQSQYDNGLGNPADFTDMQGQYTREQSEIITANNNFKSTILNLAMLLGLDVDSENNFENNFELINTEKYHFSASDIYNDALENLATFKSKQLRIEAAKTGMKVAKSNYLPEVSFFGQLNTNYSSAAELFTQTGTSTIETRDFVSISGQDYAVFSRQEQFESSKINYKNQFENNLNSAVGVAIRVPLFNGFMARNKVKIEEIQHEESQINLKQTKFIFKQSIQEAHNNMVASFKRFQVLKKQVEAYEESFRVNEVRFNNGVSNVVEYINSKNNLDSSKLNLSITKYEYLFRVKILDYYRGI; encoded by the coding sequence ATGAGTAATTCGTATAAATTAATACTGATAAACAAAAAGATATTATTATTCATAAGTTTTTGGATAGGTTTAGCTGGTTTTGGATTTTCCCAAAACCAGCTAAGACCCATGCACACATTAGAAGCATGCATCAACATTGCTATTAAAAATAATCTTGATTTGAACGTTAAAAAATTGAGAGCCAAAACTTCAGATGTAAATTTTAAAGAGAATAAAAATAAAGTGCTACCAAGCTTAAATATGAATTATAATCTTGGAATTAATAATGGACGCAGTATTGATCCGTTTACCAACAGCTATATCAATCAAGAGGTTACCTTTTCTAATGCAGGATTAAGTTTAGATGTCGTTATTTTTAACGGATTTAAAATTAAAAATGAAATTAAACAAAGTAAGTTTAATTTGCAGGCATCTGAAATGGAAATTGAAGAAGCCAAACAAAATTTGATTCTTGAAGTTACACTCTTATATATTCAAATATTGAACAACAGAGATCTGCTAAAAATTTCAAAAGCAAGACTTAAAACTACTGAAAAACAACTTAAAAGGTTGCAATCACAGTATGATAATGGATTAGGGAATCCTGCAGATTTTACAGATATGCAAGGACAATATACAAGAGAACAATCAGAAATAATTACCGCTAATAATAATTTTAAATCAACAATTTTAAATTTAGCAATGCTGTTGGGATTAGATGTTGATTCTGAAAATAATTTTGAAAATAATTTTGAACTGATCAATACAGAGAAGTATCATTTTTCAGCCAGTGATATTTATAATGATGCTCTAGAAAATTTAGCAACTTTTAAATCTAAGCAATTACGAATTGAAGCTGCAAAAACCGGGATGAAAGTTGCTAAATCTAATTACTTACCAGAAGTATCCTTTTTTGGTCAATTAAACACTAACTATTCAAGTGCAGCAGAACTATTTACCCAAACAGGAACCTCTACAATTGAAACCAGAGACTTTGTTTCGATAAGCGGGCAAGATTATGCTGTTTTTAGTAGGCAAGAGCAATTTGAAAGTTCAAAAATCAATTATAAAAACCAATTTGAAAACAACCTGAACTCTGCGGTTGGAGTAGCGATTAGAGTTCCTTTATTTAATGGATTTATGGCTAGAAATAAAGTGAAGATTGAAGAAATTCAACATGAAGAATCACAAATTAATTTAAAACAAACCAAGTTTATCTTTAAACAATCTATTCAAGAAGCTCATAATAATATGGTAGCTTCCTTTAAAAGATTTCAAGTTTTAAAAAAGCAAGTAGAAGCATATGAAGAGTCTTTTCGTGTTAACGAAGTGCGATTTAATAACGGTGTTTCTAATGTTGTAGAATATATCAATAGCAAAAATAATTTGGACTCCTCTAAATTGAATCTCAGCATCACCAAATATGAGTATTTATTCAGAGTAAAAATATTAGATTACTATAGAGGTATTTAA
- a CDS encoding sensor histidine kinase: MTYKKYKLSLLLRIALIFCLLIILAFSLLTLNFKTKVLTSTITIVPIILIIIFVLNNLLNFTIKRQKSIHDFFESVKYRDFSQWFNEDSGPEDIRELHKGFNVVNQTIKDINKDKEAQYLYLQKILELVDTGIIVYNTKSGDVLWVNDSFKQILNIPTIKNIQFVKKRNLKMYTDVFTTSHKQGNAISIDIENNKTKILISNSSFKVKDKAFKLIVLQNIENTLNQNQSEAWNKLLRVMTHEIMNSIAPISSLAETLQTKIQLSIEDPLENKMDINDLYLGIESIRNRSDGLMKFANTYRGLNKISNLNLRKASIHALFESIYNLLQPSLNNKNVALQLTPDNNELQIEMDTSLIEQVLINLILNAAEACKNVENAQIQLSAKKNIDGLTIIKISDNGMGIPKEILDKVFIPFFSTKKNGSGIGLSLCQQIMFLHKGRILINSIENSGTIIQLVFC, from the coding sequence ATGACTTATAAAAAGTATAAATTATCGTTACTTCTTAGAATCGCTTTGATTTTCTGTTTGCTAATTATTTTGGCATTTTCTTTACTTACTTTAAATTTTAAGACAAAAGTATTAACCTCCACGATTACTATAGTACCAATTATCCTGATTATAATTTTTGTTCTTAATAATCTGCTTAATTTCACCATAAAAAGACAGAAATCAATACATGATTTTTTTGAATCTGTTAAATATAGAGATTTCTCTCAATGGTTTAATGAAGATTCTGGGCCAGAAGATATCAGAGAACTGCATAAAGGTTTTAATGTCGTCAATCAGACGATTAAAGATATCAATAAAGATAAAGAAGCGCAGTATTTATATCTTCAAAAAATATTGGAACTGGTGGATACAGGAATTATCGTTTATAATACTAAATCCGGAGACGTTCTTTGGGTGAACGATTCTTTTAAGCAAATTTTAAATATTCCTACCATTAAAAACATTCAGTTTGTTAAAAAAAGGAATCTAAAAATGTATACCGATGTTTTTACAACATCTCACAAACAAGGAAATGCCATAAGTATTGATATTGAAAACAATAAAACCAAAATATTAATATCGAATTCTTCTTTTAAAGTGAAAGATAAAGCGTTCAAATTAATTGTACTTCAAAATATTGAAAACACCTTAAATCAAAATCAGTCAGAGGCTTGGAATAAATTGCTAAGAGTAATGACTCATGAAATTATGAATTCTATCGCTCCTATTTCATCTTTAGCTGAAACTTTACAAACTAAAATTCAATTATCTATCGAAGACCCTCTTGAAAATAAGATGGATATTAATGACCTTTATTTAGGTATTGAAAGCATTAGAAATAGAAGTGATGGGTTAATGAAGTTTGCGAATACATATCGAGGTTTAAATAAGATTTCTAATTTAAATTTAAGGAAAGCTTCAATTCATGCATTATTTGAAAGTATATATAATTTATTACAACCTTCTCTAAATAATAAGAATGTTGCGTTGCAACTTACACCAGACAATAATGAGCTTCAAATTGAAATGGACACTTCTTTAATAGAACAGGTATTAATTAATTTAATTCTAAATGCAGCAGAAGCTTGCAAAAATGTAGAAAATGCTCAGATCCAATTATCAGCTAAAAAAAATATTGATGGCCTTACAATTATAAAAATTTCTGATAACGGCATGGGAATACCAAAAGAAATATTAGATAAAGTATTTATTCCGTTTTTCAGTACTAAAAAAAATGGTAGCGGAATTGGTTTAAGTCTTTGTCAACAAATCATGTTTCTTCATAAAGGGAGGATTCTAATTAACTCTATTGAAAATAGTGGAACAATTATTCAATTGGTATTTTGTTAA
- a CDS encoding sigma-54-dependent transcriptional regulator, whose translation MLLRNTSILVIDDDTDVLIAMKMLLKSQVKEVVVEKNPNNLISVLKKNKFDLVILDMNYNSVVNTGNEGIYWLTKIKEIDKNIAVILITAYGDLDLAIRALKKGASDFIVKPWKNTKLLESISEVLSTLKSNKAKKWSPKVNGIKLLGESNAMKEVFFRIKKIAPTDANILILGENGTGKDLIAKAIHDSSLRSDKPFVKVDVGALTSSLFESELFGYVKGAFTDAREDRKGRFEAAEGGTLFLDEIGNISLQQQARLLTVLQNRHITPLGSNVEIPVDIRLICATNSGLEILANEDVFRKDLIYRINTVEIMIPPLRERDKDIVLLAKHFIELYTEKYLKSNITFDESFIKKLNTYHFPGNVRELQYTIERAVIMLDTEVLKANDLMFSPIESHAKTTKPKDLKLETVEKDTILKVIEKNNGNISKSAKELGITRTALYRRLNKYDL comes from the coding sequence ATGTTATTAAGAAATACTTCTATTCTAGTGATTGATGATGACACTGACGTATTGATAGCAATGAAAATGTTATTGAAGTCTCAGGTTAAAGAGGTCGTTGTTGAAAAAAATCCAAATAACCTTATATCAGTACTCAAGAAAAATAAATTTGACCTGGTAATTCTAGATATGAATTACAATAGTGTTGTAAATACTGGGAATGAAGGTATTTACTGGCTCACTAAAATTAAAGAGATTGATAAAAATATTGCTGTAATTTTAATTACAGCTTATGGTGATTTAGACTTAGCGATACGTGCTCTTAAAAAAGGTGCTTCAGATTTTATTGTAAAACCTTGGAAAAACACAAAGTTATTAGAATCTATCAGTGAGGTATTGTCTACTCTAAAATCCAATAAAGCAAAAAAATGGAGTCCAAAAGTAAACGGAATTAAGCTTTTAGGAGAAAGTAACGCGATGAAAGAGGTTTTCTTTAGGATAAAAAAAATTGCACCAACAGATGCCAATATTTTAATTCTTGGAGAAAACGGAACTGGAAAAGATCTTATTGCTAAAGCGATTCATGATTCTTCATTAAGATCTGACAAACCCTTTGTAAAAGTAGACGTAGGTGCCTTAACATCATCGTTATTTGAAAGCGAATTATTCGGTTATGTCAAAGGTGCCTTTACAGATGCCAGAGAAGATAGAAAAGGTCGTTTTGAAGCTGCAGAAGGGGGGACATTGTTTTTAGATGAGATCGGTAATATTAGTTTACAACAACAGGCAAGGTTATTAACAGTACTTCAGAATAGACATATAACCCCTTTAGGTTCAAATGTAGAGATTCCAGTTGATATTAGATTGATTTGTGCCACAAACTCAGGACTTGAAATATTGGCAAATGAAGATGTTTTTAGGAAGGATTTAATTTATCGAATCAATACGGTTGAAATTATGATTCCTCCCTTAAGGGAAAGAGACAAGGATATTGTTTTATTGGCGAAACATTTTATAGAGTTATACACAGAAAAGTATCTTAAATCAAATATAACCTTTGATGAAAGTTTTATAAAGAAACTGAATACTTACCATTTTCCTGGTAATGTTCGTGAGCTTCAATATACCATTGAAAGAGCAGTAATCATGTTAGATACAGAGGTTTTAAAAGCTAACGATTTAATGTTTTCACCGATTGAAAGTCATGCAAAAACAACAAAGCCAAAAGATTTAAAATTAGAAACAGTAGAAAAAGATACGATATTAAAAGTGATTGAAAAAAATAATGGTAATATCTCTAAATCTGCTAAAGAACTGGGAATTACAAGAACAGCGCTTTATCGAAGATTGAATAAATATGACTTATAA
- a CDS encoding efflux RND transporter periplasmic adaptor subunit encodes MDIPITKKKFNTSKIIFAVGAILLLSFIIYASTSFGGNSRLNIDTERIIVSTVKDGSFQENIPVNGTVLPITTIYLDALEGGRVEEIFVEDGAIMQKGAPILRLSNSDLELNLVNQETSVYNLLTQMQISQNAARENTINKLNRKTDVENALIEAKRIYDLNKILYDEKAIGSQEFKEAENNYNYQKQRMELALQVLKQDSLSSSLEASQSKSSYTRTQSALALMRKKVGDLIVRAPVDGQLTSLDAEIGQSKNKGERLGQVDVLSGFKVRADIDEHYISRIYPGQNGVFSFNGNTYKLVIKKVYTQVTNGRFQVDMHLESEVPEGIRRGQSLKIRLALSDEKQAILIPKGSFFQKTGGNWIFKLSDDEKIAYKVDIQLGSQNTEYYEVLTGLQPGDKIITSSYQDYGDKNELKLNKK; translated from the coding sequence ATGGATATACCAATTACCAAGAAAAAGTTTAATACGTCAAAAATTATCTTTGCTGTTGGGGCAATTCTCTTACTTTCGTTTATAATATACGCATCAACTTCGTTTGGAGGAAATTCAAGGTTAAACATAGATACAGAGCGTATCATAGTTAGCACAGTTAAAGACGGTTCATTTCAAGAAAACATTCCTGTGAATGGAACCGTATTACCAATCACAACCATCTATTTGGATGCGCTTGAAGGAGGAAGAGTTGAAGAAATATTTGTTGAAGATGGCGCTATTATGCAAAAAGGCGCACCCATTTTACGTCTTTCTAATTCCGATTTAGAATTAAATTTAGTGAATCAAGAAACTTCTGTGTACAATTTGTTAACTCAAATGCAAATTTCTCAGAATGCAGCTCGTGAAAACACGATCAATAAATTAAATAGAAAAACGGATGTAGAAAATGCTCTTATTGAAGCCAAGAGAATATATGATTTAAATAAAATACTTTACGATGAAAAGGCCATAGGAAGCCAAGAGTTTAAAGAAGCAGAAAATAATTATAACTACCAAAAGCAACGTATGGAGTTGGCTTTGCAAGTATTAAAACAAGACTCACTTTCATCTTCATTAGAAGCATCGCAATCCAAAAGTTCTTATACCAGAACTCAAAGTGCTTTAGCGCTGATGCGCAAAAAAGTTGGAGATCTTATTGTTAGAGCACCTGTTGATGGACAATTAACATCGTTAGATGCAGAAATAGGACAATCTAAAAACAAAGGCGAACGTCTAGGTCAAGTGGATGTACTCAGTGGCTTTAAAGTAAGAGCTGATATTGATGAACACTACATCTCTAGAATTTATCCTGGACAAAATGGGGTGTTCTCTTTTAATGGAAATACTTATAAATTAGTCATCAAAAAAGTATACACACAAGTTACCAATGGACGGTTTCAAGTGGACATGCATTTAGAGTCTGAAGTTCCAGAAGGAATTCGTCGAGGTCAATCTTTAAAAATTAGATTGGCATTAAGTGATGAGAAACAAGCAATCCTAATTCCTAAAGGTAGTTTCTTTCAAAAAACTGGAGGGAATTGGATATTTAAACTTAGTGATGATGAAAAAATAGCCTATAAAGTCGATATTCAACTAGGAAGTCAAAATACAGAATATTACGAAGTACTAACAGGACTTCAACCAGGAGATAAAATTATTACTTCGAGTTACCAAGACTACGGAGACAAAAACGAATTAAAATTAAACAAAAAATAG
- a CDS encoding TetR/AcrR family transcriptional regulator — translation MKSTKEKILDNSRHLFNEQSYSSVTIRMIAKSLKMSSGNLNYHFRKREEILEALYFEMTREFDYRLLNFPKMEVSINQIKIEIKLTMKRMIDYQFFWTDLFNIINLNDNIKTHFHKIYDARFESYIFLFTQLKKNKLMKVSILDWECQNLAEQMIVYSNTWLYSTVLYGGRINESIIEKKANTLLSILYPYLTVKGKKEFYEIIDSNKR, via the coding sequence ATGAAATCGACAAAAGAAAAAATATTGGATAATTCAAGGCACTTATTTAATGAGCAATCTTATAGTTCAGTAACTATTAGAATGATTGCAAAATCATTAAAGATGAGTTCAGGGAATTTAAATTATCATTTTAGAAAACGTGAAGAAATTTTGGAGGCTTTATATTTTGAAATGACAAGAGAGTTTGACTATAGACTCTTAAATTTCCCTAAGATGGAAGTTTCTATAAATCAAATAAAAATTGAAATTAAGTTAACGATGAAGCGAATGATTGATTATCAATTTTTCTGGACAGACTTATTTAATATCATAAATTTAAATGATAATATAAAAACACATTTTCATAAAATATATGATGCACGATTTGAGAGTTATATCTTTTTATTTACTCAATTAAAAAAGAATAAATTAATGAAAGTATCTATACTGGATTGGGAATGCCAAAATCTTGCCGAACAAATGATTGTTTATAGTAATACTTGGTTGTATTCTACCGTATTATATGGAGGGAGAATTAATGAGAGTATAATAGAAAAAAAAGCAAATACTTTATTAAGTATACTTTATCCTTATCTTACTGTAAAAGGAAAGAAAGAATTTTATGAAATTATAGATTCTAATAAAAGATAA
- a CDS encoding ABC transporter permease, with protein sequence MIESYFKLTWRNIKANKALSFLNILGLTSGLFCFLLIYLWISSENSINKYHDNNDDLYAVYLTTSEGANYGYGTPSLLYKELKEKVPEIQGATAMSNNNRNYTFSNGQKILKQKGKFVSNDYFNMFSFKIIEGNVSNPLGTPNTIAISKNMAELFFEDAKSAIGKTLNYENTKILEVTLVFEVANINTTENSDFYLSFDSLFAESPWMSDWKNLGTNTFVQLTKGTDAKQVEQKLKPFLQEYQLGELAIQLQPYADTYLYADLENGSGKIEYVRLFGIIAFLIMLIASINFMNLASAGSVKRAKEIGVRKVLGAEKSSLIGQFLGEAILLSFSSLFFALLFIALVLPVFNQITDKNIGLESLPATTWIMLILITFLTGLLSGSYPAFLLSSFKVTDIFKKKIETSSRTKWIRKALVVFQFTISVIFISSMLIISKQLDYVQTKDIGFERENLLAITLSKDLQKNFDAFKTDALQISGVNSVTKTSHVLLGEYGTSPEVIWNGKSDDDGSLFTGMAGSTDFIKTYGARLLMGRDLIHNNPDNIEYLINESAMKQMNMEDPIGQSLSFWGNSGTIVGVVKDFHFSSMKESIFPLIIRSEGYAEFNTAFIKYTTDNVEQTLASLESLHSRLNPAFPFEYKFMDSEYDKLYKSESMFYTLSTFFSILAILISCLGLFGLVIFTAEQRTKEIGMRKVVGASVFEITSLITKDFIKLILVGIVIGVPIAWYFMNTWLTDYEYRIDMPWWIFIATGVLIISISLLTISYESIKAALANPVKSLRNE encoded by the coding sequence ATGATAGAAAGTTATTTCAAATTAACATGGAGAAATATAAAGGCAAATAAAGCCTTGTCATTTCTCAATATTTTAGGGTTAACGTCTGGTTTATTCTGTTTTTTACTAATTTATTTATGGATATCTAGCGAAAATAGTATTAACAAATATCACGATAACAATGACGATCTTTATGCAGTTTACTTAACGACTTCTGAAGGAGCAAATTATGGATACGGCACACCGTCCCTTCTTTATAAAGAATTAAAAGAAAAAGTTCCCGAAATTCAGGGTGCAACAGCGATGTCAAACAACAATAGGAATTACACGTTTTCTAATGGACAAAAGATTCTAAAACAGAAGGGAAAGTTTGTGAGTAATGATTATTTTAATATGTTTTCTTTCAAGATTATAGAAGGAAATGTATCGAATCCATTAGGAACTCCAAATACTATTGCAATTTCAAAAAACATGGCAGAATTATTTTTTGAAGATGCAAAAAGTGCCATTGGAAAAACCTTAAATTATGAAAACACTAAAATATTAGAAGTTACTTTAGTATTTGAAGTCGCTAATATAAATACTACAGAGAATAGTGATTTTTATCTATCCTTTGATTCGCTTTTTGCTGAAAGTCCTTGGATGTCTGATTGGAAAAACTTAGGAACCAATACCTTTGTTCAACTAACAAAAGGTACAGATGCGAAACAAGTAGAGCAAAAGTTAAAACCTTTTTTGCAAGAATATCAATTAGGAGAATTGGCCATACAACTTCAGCCATATGCAGATACTTATTTATATGCTGATCTTGAAAATGGTAGTGGAAAAATTGAGTATGTCCGTTTATTTGGAATTATTGCTTTTTTAATCATGTTGATTGCAAGTATTAATTTTATGAATTTGGCTTCTGCCGGCTCTGTAAAACGTGCAAAAGAAATTGGAGTAAGAAAGGTACTTGGTGCTGAAAAAAGCAGTTTAATAGGTCAGTTTTTAGGAGAAGCGATACTCTTATCTTTTTCAAGTTTATTTTTTGCGTTACTTTTTATTGCACTTGTTCTCCCTGTTTTTAATCAAATTACAGATAAAAATATCGGCCTAGAAAGTTTACCCGCAACTACTTGGATCATGCTAATACTTATCACATTCCTTACGGGGTTATTATCTGGAAGTTACCCAGCATTTTTACTTTCCTCTTTTAAGGTGACGGATATTTTTAAAAAGAAAATAGAAACCAGTTCTAGGACTAAATGGATCAGAAAAGCCTTAGTTGTTTTTCAATTTACCATCTCTGTAATTTTTATAAGTTCGATGCTCATCATTTCAAAACAATTAGATTATGTTCAGACTAAGGATATTGGTTTTGAACGAGAAAATTTATTGGCAATAACGCTTTCAAAAGATCTACAGAAAAACTTCGACGCTTTTAAAACGGATGCTTTACAAATTTCAGGAGTGAATTCAGTTACGAAAACTTCACATGTTTTATTAGGTGAGTATGGCACCTCTCCAGAAGTAATATGGAATGGAAAATCTGACGATGACGGTTCTTTATTTACAGGAATGGCTGGAAGTACAGACTTTATAAAAACCTATGGGGCAAGGCTGCTTATGGGCAGAGACCTTATTCATAATAACCCTGACAACATTGAATATTTGATTAATGAAAGTGCCATGAAGCAAATGAATATGGAAGATCCGATAGGACAATCTTTATCTTTTTGGGGAAATTCTGGGACCATTGTTGGCGTCGTTAAAGATTTTCATTTTAGCTCTATGAAAGAATCTATTTTTCCCTTAATCATTAGAAGTGAAGGATATGCTGAATTTAATACAGCCTTTATTAAATATACTACCGATAATGTTGAGCAAACGTTGGCCTCTCTTGAGTCGCTGCACTCGCGTTTAAATCCTGCATTTCCATTTGAATATAAGTTTATGGATAGTGAGTATGATAAGCTCTATAAAAGTGAATCTATGTTTTATACATTATCAACATTCTTTTCAATTCTTGCAATTTTAATTTCGTGTTTAGGATTATTTGGTTTGGTCATTTTTACTGCAGAACAAAGAACGAAAGAGATAGGGATGAGGAAAGTTGTAGGAGCCTCTGTATTTGAAATTACTTCACTTATAACTAAAGATTTTATAAAATTAATTTTAGTAGGTATTGTAATTGGCGTTCCGATAGCGTGGTATTTTATGAATACATGGTTAACGGATTATGAATACAGAATAGATATGCCTTGGTGGATATTTATAGCAACTGGAGTTCTCATAATTAGCATCTCATTACTAACAATAAGTTATGAATCTATTAAAGCTGCATTGGCCAATCCTGTAAAAAGCTTAAGAAATGAGTAA
- a CDS encoding ABC transporter ATP-binding protein: protein MIKINNLEKYFTTEEYKTIALNKISFEVNKGEFVSIMGPSGSGKSTLLHILGLLDDADGGSFLFNDEEVINYNERKRADIRKHNIGFVFQSFNLIDELTVFENVELTLIYTGIKKSERKKMVENVLERMQIMHRRGHFPTQLSGGQQQRVAVARALVNDPKLILADEPTGNLDSKTGNEVMELLTELNNQGATIIMVTHSEHDAKYGNRIIRMLDGEKVTENILSNF from the coding sequence ATGATAAAAATTAACAACTTAGAAAAATATTTCACCACTGAAGAATACAAAACAATAGCCTTAAATAAAATTTCGTTTGAGGTAAATAAAGGAGAGTTTGTCTCTATTATGGGGCCTTCTGGCAGCGGCAAATCAACATTACTTCATATTTTAGGTCTTTTAGATGATGCGGATGGAGGGAGTTTCCTTTTTAATGATGAAGAGGTCATTAACTATAATGAGCGTAAGCGGGCAGATATTAGAAAGCATAATATAGGCTTTGTGTTTCAAAGCTTTAATTTAATTGATGAACTTACTGTTTTTGAAAATGTTGAATTAACCTTAATCTACACTGGGATTAAGAAAAGTGAGCGTAAAAAAATGGTAGAAAATGTTCTTGAAAGAATGCAAATTATGCATAGACGAGGCCATTTTCCAACACAACTTTCTGGAGGTCAGCAACAACGTGTGGCTGTTGCAAGAGCTTTAGTAAACGACCCAAAACTTATTCTGGCAGATGAGCCAACAGGAAACTTAGATAGTAAAACAGGTAACGAAGTTATGGAATTACTTACCGAACTTAATAATCAAGGTGCTACAATTATTATGGTTACCCATAGTGAACACGATGCAAAATACGGTAATCGCATTATCCGTATGCTTGACGGTGAAAAAGTAACAGAAAATATTTTATCTAATTTTTAA
- a CDS encoding transposase has product MSKIRRISEFQHEFPFLSASENFQLYFNQFLLGDLGKIYLAIPWDDLVSVFKIKESVKGTKNYFSPKGKIALIFLKHYACCSDKKLIEQLNANIDYQFFCDLHLGHHRLTNYKIVSQIRCELAQNLAIEKVEKTLFNHWSSFIKEQSAVFTDATCYESEVRYPTNQKLLWESVHWSHHQMKIICKIASLKLPRTKYLKWKKRYISYSKMRRKTNKKRVPLTRSLLHLLKKINKILDNLEKQYDLELPCNYYKRRATIKKISVQQELLFTKGEKPKNRIVSIDKDYLRPIVRGKEIKKVEFGAKVNKLQIDGINFIQRISFDNFNEGTQFKNTIYKAQGLTKTKVRIVGADAIYATNKNRVFATSNNIQTDFKPKGKPSKHRKQQLQLAKMITKERATRLEGSFGKEKEHYHLKKIKAKTKKTEILWIFFGIHTANCLEVGRRMQKKILEKVA; this is encoded by the coding sequence ATGTCTAAAATACGAAGAATCTCCGAATTTCAGCACGAATTTCCATTTTTAAGTGCTAGTGAAAATTTTCAACTTTATTTTAATCAATTTTTGTTAGGTGATTTAGGGAAAATTTATTTAGCAATTCCTTGGGATGATCTGGTATCTGTTTTTAAGATTAAAGAATCCGTTAAAGGGACAAAAAATTATTTTAGTCCCAAAGGTAAAATAGCATTGATATTTTTAAAACATTATGCCTGTTGTTCAGATAAAAAATTAATTGAACAACTCAATGCAAATATTGATTATCAGTTTTTCTGTGACCTGCATTTAGGACATCATCGTTTAACGAATTACAAAATTGTGAGTCAAATACGTTGTGAGTTGGCTCAAAATTTAGCGATAGAAAAAGTAGAAAAAACTTTATTCAATCATTGGTCTAGTTTTATAAAAGAGCAATCGGCTGTTTTTACAGATGCTACTTGTTATGAGAGTGAGGTTCGCTATCCAACAAATCAAAAGTTACTTTGGGAATCTGTTCATTGGAGTCATCATCAAATGAAAATAATTTGCAAAATAGCATCCTTAAAATTACCACGCACTAAATATTTAAAATGGAAAAAACGGTATATCAGTTACAGCAAGATGCGAAGAAAAACCAATAAGAAACGTGTCCCTTTAACAAGATCCTTACTCCACTTATTAAAAAAAATAAATAAGATATTAGACAACTTAGAAAAGCAATATGATTTAGAATTGCCTTGTAATTATTATAAACGAAGAGCTACTATAAAAAAGATAAGTGTTCAACAAGAACTTCTTTTTACTAAAGGAGAAAAGCCCAAGAACAGAATTGTAAGTATTGACAAAGACTACCTAAGACCAATTGTAAGGGGTAAAGAGATAAAAAAAGTAGAATTTGGAGCTAAAGTAAACAAGCTTCAAATTGACGGAATCAACTTTATTCAGCGAATTAGTTTTGATAATTTTAACGAAGGCACTCAGTTTAAAAACACCATTTACAAAGCGCAAGGACTTACAAAGACAAAAGTGAGAATTGTAGGAGCAGATGCCATCTATGCCACCAACAAGAATAGAGTTTTTGCTACTTCAAACAACATACAAACTGATTTTAAGCCAAAAGGAAAACCTTCAAAACATAGAAAACAGCAACTGCAATTAGCCAAAATGATAACCAAAGAAAGAGCCACACGTTTAGAAGGCAGTTTTGGAAAAGAAAAAGAACACTATCATTTAAAAAAGATAAAAGCCAAAACAAAGAAAACTGAAATTCTCTGGATATTCTTTGGAATCCATACAGCTAATTGCCTTGAAGTTGGTAGAAGAATGCAAAAGAAAATTTTAGAAAAAGTAGCCTAA